Proteins found in one Oncorhynchus gorbuscha isolate QuinsamMale2020 ecotype Even-year linkage group LG15, OgorEven_v1.0, whole genome shotgun sequence genomic segment:
- the LOC123997873 gene encoding rhomboid-related protein 2-like: protein MDRDIEEQDPLDRDIEEQDPLAVDPVDRDGRRMGDAGGDDGGNRKVGCCERFHRSISKWMLPEELHEQYRERANCCPPPIFIILISIGELAVFIYYAVWKPQKQWVTLGEGIWNSPLTYKSDRREEAWRFVSYMFVHAGVEHILGNLVMQLLLGIPLELVHKGFEVGMVYMAGVLAGSLASSIFDPHSALVGASGGVYALIGGYFMNAIVNFREMIPLLGVFRIGVIVIIVGTDVGFALYRRFLTHDVGLKVSFVAHIGGGVAGMTIGYVFFSAYNQKLLKDPRFWLCIVGYVVFLLFAVLFNFFLSPA from the exons ATGGACAGAGACATTGAAGAGCAGGACCCCCTCGACAGAGACATTGAAGAGCAGGACCCCCTCGCCGTAGACCCTGTAGACAGAGATGGGAGACGGATGGGGGATGCGGGAGGTGATGATGGCGGGAATAGGAAGGTTGGATGCTGCGAGAGGTTCCATCGCTCCATCTCCAAGTGGATGCTTCCGGAAGAACTCCACGAACAGTACCGGGAGCGAGCCAACTGCTGTCCCCCTCCCATcttcatcatcctcatcagcATCGGAGAG CTAGCAGTGTTTATCTACTATGCGGTGTGGAAGCCCCAGAAGCAGTGGGTCACCCTGGGCGAGGGCATCTGGAACAGCCCTCTCACTTACAAGTCTGACCGGCGGGAGGAGGCGTGGCGCTTCGTCTCCTACATGTTTGTCCACGCTGG CGTGGAGCACATCCTGGGCAACCTGGTGATGCAGCTACTGCTGGGTATCCCACTGGAGCTGGTCCACAAAGGCTTTGAAGTGGGCATGGTCTACATGGCAGGCGTCCTAGCAG GCTCCCTGGCCAGCTCCATATTTGATCCCCACAGTGCTCTGGTAGGGGCCTCTGGGGGGGTATATGCCCTCATAGGTGGATACTTCATGAACGCTATTGTG AACTTCAGAGAGATGATTCCTCTCCTTGGAGTGTTTCGTATTGGAGTGATTGTGATTATCG tCGGGACAGATGTCGGATTCGCCCTTTACAGAAGATTTCTTACTCACGACGTTGGCTTGAAG GTTTCATTTGTGGCGCACATTGGAGGAGGAGTGGCTGGGATGACCATTGGCTACGTGTTCTTCAGCGCCTACAACCAGAAGCTCCTGAAGGACCCGCGCTTCTGGCTTTGCATAGTCGGCTACGTAGTCTTCCTCTTGTTCGCTGTGCTCTTCAACTTCTTCCTTTCCCCTGCATAA